A section of the Maniola jurtina chromosome 28, ilManJurt1.1, whole genome shotgun sequence genome encodes:
- the LOC123879535 gene encoding partner of xrn-2 protein 1-like → MKPSVDIDALRTEHESDEQWDVRRSFMMEHKDDFEESELITLAQIFTNIEFLGCRYPAQTMKRIAKLAEKVSAKYRESRKHKLKRTFIGASDAAEQKAKRTFK, encoded by the exons atgaagCCCTCGGTGGATATAGACGCGTTGCGCACGGAGCACGAGTCCGACGAGCAGTGGGACGTGCGTCGCAGCTTCATGATGGAACATAAAGATGACTTTGAGGAATCGGAGTTGATAACTCTGGCTCAAATCTTCACTAACATTGAGTTTCTGGGGTGCAG ATATCCAGCCCAAACCATGAAGAGAATAGCAAAACTGGCAGAGAAGGTGTCAGCAAAGTACAGAGAGAGTCGGAAGCATAAACTGAAGAGGACCTTCATTGGAGCCAGCGATGCGGCAGAGCAGAAGGCTAAGCGGACATTCAAATAA